The Chryseobacterium nakagawai genome has a segment encoding these proteins:
- a CDS encoding DUF389 domain-containing protein has translation MLGKLYKFISLHYGEEEKEKVLENVTENISFRGSNLWILACAIVIASIGLNVNSTAVIIGAMLISPLMGPILGAGFALGTYNFQLLKRSIKNLLIATVVSLLVSFIYFFLSPFKETQSELLARTAPNIYDVLIAFFGGLVGVIAITRVKKGNPIPGVAIATALMPPLCTAGYGLAIGNWVYFIGAFYLYTINCFFICIATFLITKYLRYQPVKMVGEKYEKQIKYGITALIIIMIVPSFYLAYNLLNEKKFKQNTDQFIDKEFVKEGYTIIYKKVSYHSSPKKIELAFLSKKFTPDELKKLNEELKEFGLLNAELIIKQDATDLKSEILNEIGKKDNVLSEKDIMINNLRNELDKYSVKDSGVVKEMAILFPKFHNVSIGKITDFPNTDSARLATIVMYSSEKEDREDELKLQQWMSQKLADKNTKVIRR, from the coding sequence ATGCTGGGAAAACTATATAAATTTATTAGTCTGCACTACGGAGAGGAAGAAAAAGAGAAAGTGCTGGAAAATGTTACTGAAAATATTTCTTTCCGGGGCTCAAATCTCTGGATTCTGGCTTGTGCTATAGTGATCGCTTCTATCGGACTTAATGTTAATTCAACGGCAGTCATCATTGGGGCCATGTTAATCTCTCCGTTAATGGGGCCGATCCTTGGAGCAGGTTTTGCTTTGGGTACCTATAATTTCCAGCTGCTTAAGCGATCTATTAAAAATCTTCTTATTGCTACTGTAGTCAGCTTGTTGGTTTCTTTTATCTATTTCTTTTTAAGCCCCTTTAAAGAAACGCAATCAGAACTTCTGGCACGTACAGCACCTAATATTTATGATGTTCTTATTGCTTTTTTTGGCGGATTGGTAGGAGTTATTGCCATTACCAGGGTCAAGAAAGGAAATCCGATTCCGGGTGTGGCCATTGCGACGGCTTTAATGCCTCCTCTATGTACGGCCGGATATGGCTTAGCCATTGGTAACTGGGTCTATTTTATCGGAGCCTTTTACCTGTATACCATCAATTGTTTTTTCATTTGTATTGCTACTTTTTTAATTACAAAGTATCTTAGATATCAGCCTGTCAAAATGGTTGGTGAAAAGTATGAGAAGCAGATTAAATATGGAATTACAGCATTGATTATCATTATGATTGTTCCCAGCTTTTATCTGGCCTACAACTTATTGAATGAGAAAAAGTTTAAACAGAATACCGATCAGTTTATTGATAAGGAATTTGTTAAAGAAGGCTATACCATCATCTATAAGAAAGTCAGTTATCATTCATCACCAAAAAAAATAGAGCTTGCTTTTCTGTCCAAAAAATTTACTCCTGATGAGCTTAAGAAATTGAATGAAGAACTAAAGGAATTCGGTTTATTAAATGCTGAACTTATCATCAAGCAGGATGCTACCGACCTTAAATCAGAGATTCTCAATGAAATTGGCAAAAAAGATAATGTTCTCTCAGAAAAGGATATCATGATCAATAACTTAAGAAATGAGCTGGATAAATATTCGGTTAAGGATTCAGGAGTGGTTAAAGAGATGGCGATACTTTTTCCAAAGTTTCATAATGTTTCTATAGGAAAGATTACAGACTTCCCGAATACAGACAGTGCACGTTTGGCAACCATTGTGATGTACAGTTCGGAAAAAGAAGACAGGGAAGATGAGCTTAAACTACAACAGTGGATGTCACAAAAATTAGCAGATAAAAATACTAAGGTAATACGACGCTAA
- a CDS encoding chloride channel protein, producing the protein MKIHNRKKYLSFLKFKRDFQKYGLEKARSYELVLHWLHNRLSRNQFLLLSGILVGCTAGLAGVILKTLVHNIHYFITHKVHFEYQLLFYLVFPFLGIVLTTMIVITLFKGQDRKGIGAILYEIAQNSSIVSSVKMYSQIIQSAVTVGLGGSAGLESPIAVTGSAIGSNYAQTYRLGYKERTLLLAAGATAGIASAFNAPIAGIMFAFEILLTGVVFTDFIPLVVAAVCGSLLSRILLQEDVLFRFYTRESFNYRNVPYYLILGIVTGIYARYFVIISQKVEHYLKKLSLSRLRKAMLGGAILSLLCVLFPPLFGEGYDTVKAFTNGNTQAIIENSFFRYFEIKDWTIILFLLLVCLLKAFATSFTIFSGGNGGNFAPSLFAGGTVGYLFALVCQQIGFTDVPVTNLVLVGMAGAMSGVLYAPLTAIFLIAESSLGYDLFIPLMIASVISYLIAKWFSPISPELKSMADQGKIFTDKHDRNILFALHSEDFIDYNSQVINENIFITEMFELFKKSNKNIFAVIDDKRTLRGMFSIDDIRPYLFGDHDVPKNIAQIMKAPAAVIHKEDKPLEILQVFDDTGVWNLPVVGEHNRFIGFISKSSILMGYRQLLKEYSE; encoded by the coding sequence ATGAAAATTCATAACAGAAAAAAGTACTTAAGCTTTCTTAAATTTAAAAGAGACTTTCAGAAATACGGGCTTGAAAAAGCAAGGAGTTATGAGCTTGTGCTTCATTGGCTGCATAACAGGTTGAGCAGAAATCAATTTCTTTTACTCTCCGGTATTCTTGTAGGATGTACTGCCGGACTGGCTGGAGTCATTCTAAAAACATTGGTTCACAACATTCATTATTTTATCACCCATAAAGTGCATTTTGAATACCAGCTTCTGTTCTATCTGGTATTTCCATTCTTAGGAATTGTGCTGACCACAATGATCGTCATTACCCTGTTTAAAGGCCAGGACAGAAAAGGTATTGGAGCGATACTCTATGAGATTGCCCAAAATTCGAGCATTGTATCTTCGGTAAAGATGTATTCCCAGATTATACAAAGTGCTGTAACTGTAGGTTTGGGAGGATCTGCAGGTTTGGAGAGTCCCATTGCAGTAACGGGTTCAGCTATCGGATCGAATTATGCCCAAACCTACAGGCTGGGATATAAAGAGCGAACACTGTTATTGGCAGCCGGTGCCACTGCCGGAATTGCTTCAGCTTTCAATGCTCCTATTGCAGGGATTATGTTTGCTTTTGAAATCCTGTTGACCGGAGTTGTTTTTACGGACTTCATTCCTTTGGTCGTTGCAGCCGTATGCGGAAGTCTTCTCTCCAGAATATTGCTTCAGGAAGATGTATTATTCAGGTTTTATACCAGGGAATCATTCAATTATAGGAATGTGCCCTATTATCTTATTCTGGGAATTGTAACCGGAATATATGCCCGATATTTTGTGATCATCTCCCAGAAGGTTGAACATTATCTTAAAAAACTTTCTCTTTCGCGCCTTCGTAAAGCGATGCTGGGTGGTGCCATATTATCTTTGTTATGTGTTCTTTTTCCACCGCTTTTCGGAGAGGGCTATGATACCGTAAAAGCCTTTACCAATGGTAATACTCAAGCCATTATTGAAAACAGCTTTTTCAGGTACTTTGAAATTAAAGACTGGACCATTATTCTTTTCCTATTACTGGTTTGCCTGTTAAAAGCTTTTGCTACATCGTTTACAATTTTCAGCGGAGGAAACGGAGGAAATTTTGCTCCTTCGCTGTTTGCAGGTGGAACAGTAGGATACTTATTTGCGCTGGTGTGCCAGCAGATCGGATTTACCGATGTACCTGTGACCAATCTTGTTCTTGTAGGAATGGCCGGGGCAATGAGCGGTGTTTTGTATGCTCCGCTTACCGCCATCTTTCTGATTGCAGAGTCAAGCCTCGGCTATGATTTATTTATTCCTCTGATGATTGCCTCCGTAATATCCTATCTTATTGCCAAGTGGTTTTCACCCATATCACCTGAACTCAAGTCAATGGCAGACCAAGGTAAAATCTTTACGGATAAACACGACAGAAATATTCTTTTTGCCCTTCACAGTGAGGATTTTATAGATTATAACTCTCAGGTAATTAATGAAAATATTTTCATTACAGAAATGTTTGAACTCTTCAAAAAGAGCAATAAGAATATTTTTGCAGTCATCGATGATAAAAGAACATTAAGAGGTATGTTCTCCATAGATGATATCCGCCCTTATCTGTTCGGAGACCATGATGTTCCTAAAAATATTGCTCAGATTATGAAAGCTCCCGCTGCGGTTATTCATAAAGAGGATAAACCCTTGGAGATCCTTCAGGTCTTTGATGATACAGGAGTCTGGAATTTACCTGTAGTAGGTGAACACAACAGATTTATAGGCTTCATTTCCAAATCCTCTATTTTGATGGGATACCGTCAATTGTTAAAAGAGTACTCAGAATAG